In a single window of the Rhodoferax saidenbachensis genome:
- a CDS encoding NAD-dependent epimerase/dehydratase family protein — MTIKVHHTLLMTGAAGGLGTAMRDRLKANCEVLRLSDRADFGAARAGEEMALADLADAAAVDAMVKGVQAIVHFGGISVEAAFEPILQANILGVYNLYEAARKQGVKRVVFASSNHVTGFYKQSETITLDHPARPDSLYGVSKAFGEDLSRMYFDRYGIETACLRIGSSFAEPKDRRMLASWLSFDDLHRLVTACLTTPILGHTAIFGMSNNAVVWYDNSAARHVGYVPQDSSDPFREAIYARTPQPDITDPAAIYQGGGFLFQGEPMTAHKSSK, encoded by the coding sequence ATGACGATCAAAGTACACCACACTTTGCTGATGACCGGCGCCGCAGGCGGCCTGGGTACAGCCATGCGCGACCGGCTCAAGGCCAACTGCGAGGTGTTGCGCCTCTCGGACCGTGCCGATTTTGGCGCTGCGCGCGCGGGTGAAGAAATGGCGCTGGCCGATCTGGCCGATGCTGCCGCGGTAGACGCCATGGTCAAAGGCGTGCAAGCCATCGTGCACTTTGGCGGCATCTCGGTGGAAGCCGCGTTCGAGCCCATCCTGCAAGCCAACATCCTGGGCGTCTACAACCTGTACGAAGCGGCACGCAAACAGGGCGTGAAGCGTGTGGTGTTTGCCAGCTCCAACCATGTGACCGGCTTTTACAAACAAAGCGAAACCATCACCCTGGACCACCCAGCCCGCCCCGACAGCCTGTATGGCGTGAGCAAGGCGTTTGGCGAAGACCTGTCGCGCATGTACTTTGACCGCTACGGCATCGAAACCGCTTGCCTGCGCATTGGCTCCTCGTTTGCCGAGCCCAAAGACCGGCGCATGCTGGCCAGTTGGCTCAGCTTTGACGACCTGCACCGCCTGGTCACCGCTTGCTTGACCACACCCATCCTGGGCCACACCGCCATCTTCGGCATGTCCAACAACGCCGTGGTCTGGTACGACAACAGCGCGGCACGCCACGTAGGTTATGTGCCGCAGGACAGCTCAGACCCGTTCCGCGAGGCGATCTATGCGCGCACGCCACAGCCGGACATCACCGACCCCGCCGCGATTTACCAGGGTGGTGGTTTCTTGTTTCAGGGCGAACCCATGACCGCCCACAAGAGCAGCAAGTAA
- a CDS encoding FadR/GntR family transcriptional regulator — MDLVQTPRANVAQPSLADGGDVVRPRRARGLVTEVVENLAASIREGAIPPGAKLPTESEIMARFDVSRTVVREAISHLQANRLVETRHGVGTFALAPQSSGNFQIADVDLATVADVIALLELRISLETEAAGLAAQRRTEANLLSMQAMLDAFQTSILEDSDAVPSDFSFHMEVAKATGNRHFADLMTYLGTMIIPRTRVNTASSAPEGRLNYLRRVHGEHEYIFNAIRNQDADAARAAMRTHLANSKDRLRKSQPDAL, encoded by the coding sequence ATGGACCTAGTGCAAACCCCTAGAGCCAATGTGGCGCAACCATCGCTTGCTGATGGTGGGGATGTCGTGCGCCCGCGCCGCGCCCGTGGCTTGGTCACGGAGGTCGTGGAAAACCTGGCCGCCAGCATCCGCGAAGGCGCTATTCCGCCTGGCGCCAAGCTGCCCACCGAATCCGAAATCATGGCCCGCTTTGACGTGAGCCGCACGGTGGTGCGTGAGGCCATTTCTCATCTGCAGGCCAACCGGCTGGTCGAGACGCGCCATGGCGTGGGTACCTTTGCATTGGCGCCACAAAGCAGTGGCAATTTCCAGATCGCCGATGTGGATCTCGCCACGGTGGCCGACGTCATCGCCCTGCTGGAGCTGCGTATCAGCCTGGAAACCGAGGCTGCCGGCCTGGCCGCGCAGCGCCGCACCGAAGCCAATTTGCTCTCCATGCAAGCCATGCTCGATGCCTTCCAGACCTCGATTCTGGAAGACTCGGATGCGGTGCCTTCGGACTTCAGCTTCCATATGGAAGTCGCCAAAGCCACGGGCAACCGCCACTTTGCCGATCTGATGACCTACCTGGGTACCATGATCATTCCGCGCACCCGGGTGAACACCGCCAGCAGTGCGCCCGAAGGTCGCCTGAACTACCTGCGCCGCGTGCACGGCGAACACGAATACATCTTCAACGCCATCCGCAACCAGGACGCCGATGCCGCCCGCGCGGCCATGCGCACCCACCTGGCCAACAGCAAAGACCGCCTGCGAAAGTCGCAACCCGACGCACTTTAG
- the gudD gene encoding glucarate dehydratase, which translates to MTQPDSGAVRGAPTITALRVIPVAGHDGMLMNLSGAHAPFFTRNIVILTDSSGNTGVGEVPGGEKIRQTLEDAAALVVGQSIGNYNAILNRMREAFAARDSGGRGLQTFDLRIAIHAVTAVECALLDLLGKFLNVPVAALLGDGQQRDSVAVLGYLFYVGDRKVTDLPYISEPDAEDDWKRLRHEKAMDADGVVRLAEAAFARYGFQDFKLKGGVLRGEEEVEAIRALHARFPQARITLDPNGGWLLKDAVRLCRDLHGVMAYAEDPCGAEGVFSGREVVAEFRRATGLPTATNMIATDWRELAHSLALQSVDIPLADPHFWTMQGSVRVAQVCETWGLTWGSHSNNHFDVSLAMFTHVAAAAPGKVTAIDTHWIWQDGQRLTKAPLQIVGGQIAVPTTPGLGVELDMVEVEKAHQLYLQHGLGARNDAMAMQYLIPGWKFDPKSPCLVR; encoded by the coding sequence ATGACCCAACCCGATTCCGGCGCCGTGCGTGGCGCGCCCACCATCACAGCGTTGCGGGTCATTCCCGTGGCCGGCCACGACGGCATGTTGATGAACCTGAGCGGTGCTCATGCGCCGTTTTTCACCCGCAACATCGTCATCCTGACCGATAGCAGCGGCAACACCGGCGTGGGCGAAGTGCCTGGCGGCGAGAAAATCCGCCAGACGCTGGAAGACGCGGCCGCCTTGGTCGTGGGCCAGTCCATCGGCAACTACAACGCCATTCTCAACCGCATGCGTGAAGCCTTTGCGGCGCGCGACAGCGGCGGGCGTGGCCTGCAAACCTTCGACCTGCGCATCGCTATCCACGCCGTGACGGCGGTGGAGTGTGCGCTGCTGGATTTGCTGGGCAAGTTCCTGAACGTGCCCGTGGCGGCGCTCTTGGGCGATGGCCAGCAGCGTGACAGCGTGGCCGTGCTGGGTTACCTGTTCTATGTGGGCGACCGCAAGGTCACCGATCTCCCCTACATCAGCGAGCCCGATGCCGAGGACGACTGGAAACGCCTGCGCCACGAAAAAGCCATGGATGCCGACGGTGTGGTGCGCCTGGCCGAAGCCGCTTTTGCGCGCTACGGTTTCCAGGACTTCAAGCTCAAGGGCGGCGTGTTGCGCGGCGAAGAAGAGGTGGAGGCCATCCGTGCGCTGCATGCGCGCTTTCCGCAAGCCCGCATCACCCTGGACCCCAATGGTGGCTGGCTGCTGAAAGACGCGGTGCGCCTGTGCCGCGACCTGCACGGCGTGATGGCTTATGCCGAAGACCCGTGCGGTGCCGAAGGTGTGTTCTCCGGCCGCGAAGTGGTGGCCGAGTTCCGCCGTGCCACCGGCCTGCCCACCGCCACCAACATGATTGCCACCGACTGGCGCGAGCTGGCGCATTCGCTGGCCTTGCAGTCGGTGGACATTCCGCTGGCTGACCCGCATTTCTGGACCATGCAGGGTTCGGTGCGTGTGGCGCAGGTTTGCGAGACCTGGGGCCTGACCTGGGGTTCCCATTCCAACAACCACTTCGACGTCTCGCTGGCCATGTTCACGCATGTGGCTGCCGCAGCGCCCGGCAAGGTCACCGCGATTGATACGCACTGGATCTGGCAAGACGGCCAGCGCCTCACCAAGGCGCCGCTGCAGATCGTGGGCGGGCAGATTGCCGTGCCCACCACGCCCGGTCTGGGTGTGGAGCTGGACATGGTGGAAGTGGAGAAGGCCCACCAGCTCTACCTGCAGCACGGCCTGGGCGCCCGCAACGACGCCATGGCCATGCAGTACCTGATTCCGGGCTGGAAGTTCGACCCCAAGAGCCCCTGCCTGGTACGCTGA
- a CDS encoding 8-oxoguanine deaminase: MGTLLIHNARAIATFDNTNPTQSTELRDASIYIEGNRIAFIGATADLPPHALQAGEVIDACHHLVTPGLVNTHHHMYQSLTRAIPEVQNAELFGWLRGLYPIWAGLTPEMVQVSTQIAMAELLLSGCTTSSDHLYIYPNGVRLDDSIEAAAEIGMRFVATRGSMSVGQSQGGLPPDRVVEQEDFILKDTQRLIERYHDASHGSMLNVAVAPCSPFSVSRGLMRESALLARKYGARLHTHLAENDHDLAYSREKFGCTPTQYAQDLGWLGHDVWHAHCVKLDDEGISLFAASRTGVAHCPCSNMRLSSGIAPIRKMLNAGVPVGLGVDGSASNDAAHMVNEARQALLLARVGRAMQPPEVRDGKTFFGCDLGPAEMTARDALSVATRGGAQVLGRNDIGHLAVGMCADLVLFDLDTLGVAGGAVHDPVGSLLLCASPQADYTIVNGRVVVREGHLETVELGPLMERHNRLAIQLAEAAR, encoded by the coding sequence ATGGGCACTTTGCTGATCCACAACGCACGGGCTATCGCCACGTTCGATAACACCAACCCTACCCAATCTACTGAACTGCGCGACGCTTCGATTTACATCGAAGGCAACCGCATCGCCTTTATCGGCGCCACCGCCGACCTGCCGCCCCATGCGCTGCAGGCCGGCGAGGTGATAGACGCCTGCCACCACCTGGTCACGCCGGGCCTGGTGAACACGCACCACCATATGTACCAGTCGCTGACCCGGGCGATACCCGAGGTGCAAAACGCCGAGCTGTTTGGCTGGTTGCGCGGGCTGTACCCGATCTGGGCCGGGCTCACGCCCGAGATGGTGCAGGTGAGCACACAGATTGCCATGGCTGAGCTGCTGCTCTCCGGCTGCACCACCAGTAGCGACCACCTCTACATCTACCCCAATGGCGTGCGGCTGGATGACAGCATCGAAGCGGCGGCTGAAATCGGCATGCGCTTTGTAGCCACGCGCGGGAGCATGAGCGTGGGCCAGAGCCAGGGCGGCTTGCCGCCGGACCGGGTGGTGGAACAAGAAGACTTCATCCTCAAGGACACGCAACGCCTGATCGAGCGGTACCACGATGCCTCGCATGGCAGCATGCTTAACGTGGCGGTGGCGCCCTGCTCGCCTTTCAGCGTGAGCCGCGGCCTGATGCGCGAGTCGGCGCTCTTGGCCCGCAAGTACGGCGCACGCCTGCACACCCACCTGGCCGAGAACGACCACGACCTGGCCTACAGCCGCGAAAAATTTGGCTGCACGCCCACGCAGTACGCGCAAGACCTGGGCTGGCTGGGCCATGACGTGTGGCACGCGCACTGCGTGAAGCTGGACGACGAGGGCATCAGCCTGTTCGCCGCCAGCCGCACCGGCGTGGCGCATTGCCCCTGCAGCAATATGCGGCTGTCCAGCGGGATTGCACCCATTCGCAAGATGCTCAATGCCGGTGTGCCCGTGGGCCTGGGTGTAGACGGTAGCGCCAGCAACGATGCGGCGCACATGGTCAACGAAGCGCGCCAAGCGCTGCTGCTGGCGCGCGTGGGCCGCGCCATGCAGCCACCCGAAGTGCGCGACGGAAAAACCTTCTTTGGTTGCGACCTGGGCCCGGCCGAGATGACCGCGCGCGATGCGCTCAGCGTGGCGACGCGCGGCGGCGCGCAGGTGCTGGGCCGCAATGACATTGGCCACCTGGCCGTGGGCATGTGCGCCGACCTGGTACTGTTTGACCTGGACACGCTGGGCGTTGCCGGTGGCGCCGTGCACGACCCCGTGGGCAGCCTGCTGCTGTGCGCCAGCCCACAAGCCGACTACACGATCGTTAACGGCCGGGTGGTGGTGCGCGAGGGGCATCTGGAGACCGTAGAACTGGGGCCGCTCATGGAGCGACACAACCGACTGGCGATCCAGCTGGCCGAGGCGGCGCGCTAA
- a CDS encoding glycerate kinase type-2 family protein, with product MTMPSQTPPSHFSALAPRDVLGQLYWAAVRQALPSHTLAGFLPPVPKGRTLVLGAGKAGGAMAHALDALWPQDAPLSGLVVTRYAHTPPRPADAAPQRIEVVEAAHPVPDAAGLAAAQRILALPQGLTEDDLVICLISGGGSSLLTLPAQWEGGGITLQDKQRINKMLLESGAGIQEMNCVRKHLSAIKGGRLAAACYPAQVVTLLISDVPGDDPSVIASGPTVPDPTTCADALSILKRLAQSASGLELDSIVKALEAGTLETPKPGDPVFARNTVHLIATPQQSLQAAADAARAMGLNAYVLSDELEGESREVGKVHAALARTAARRPASNQQPFAKPCVILSGGETTVTVRPRREGAAKGRGGRAGEFCMGLAQALQGQAGVWALAADTDGIDGVEDNAGAVVAPDTLARARAAGVSLADCLDRNDAVGFFEPLGDLFTTGPTHTNVNDFRALLVL from the coding sequence ATGACCATGCCAAGCCAAACTCCTCCCTCCCATTTCTCTGCGCTGGCCCCGCGCGACGTGCTCGGCCAGCTCTACTGGGCCGCCGTGCGCCAGGCGCTGCCCAGCCACACGCTGGCAGGTTTTTTACCCCCCGTGCCCAAGGGCCGAACCCTGGTGCTGGGCGCCGGCAAGGCTGGCGGCGCCATGGCCCATGCGCTGGACGCGTTGTGGCCGCAAGACGCACCTCTTTCAGGGCTGGTGGTCACCCGTTATGCCCACACGCCGCCACGCCCGGCGGATGCCGCGCCCCAGCGTATCGAGGTGGTCGAAGCCGCCCATCCCGTGCCCGATGCCGCAGGCCTGGCCGCCGCGCAGCGCATCCTGGCGCTGCCCCAGGGCCTGACCGAAGACGACCTGGTGATTTGCCTGATTTCAGGCGGGGGCTCTTCGCTGCTGACTCTGCCTGCGCAGTGGGAGGGTGGTGGCATTACGTTGCAGGACAAGCAGCGCATCAACAAGATGCTGCTGGAGAGCGGCGCCGGCATTCAGGAGATGAACTGTGTGCGCAAACACCTCTCCGCTATCAAGGGCGGGCGCCTGGCCGCGGCCTGTTACCCGGCCCAGGTGGTGACGCTGCTGATCAGCGATGTGCCGGGCGATGACCCCAGTGTCATTGCCAGCGGCCCGACCGTGCCCGATCCCACCACTTGCGCCGATGCGCTATCAATATTGAAGCGCCTTGCGCAATCTGCATCAGGGCTGGAGCTCGATTCGATAGTTAAAGCGCTGGAAGCCGGTACGCTGGAAACGCCCAAGCCGGGCGACCCGGTGTTTGCCCGCAACACGGTGCACCTGATTGCCACGCCCCAGCAGTCGCTGCAAGCGGCGGCAGACGCGGCCCGGGCCATGGGGCTGAATGCTTATGTGCTCAGCGACGAACTGGAAGGGGAGTCACGCGAGGTGGGCAAGGTGCACGCCGCGCTGGCACGCACGGCGGCGCGGCGCCCCGCATCCAACCAGCAGCCGTTTGCCAAGCCCTGTGTGATTCTGAGCGGTGGCGAAACCACGGTCACCGTACGCCCGCGCCGCGAAGGCGCCGCCAAGGGCCGGGGCGGGCGGGCCGGCGAGTTCTGCATGGGCCTGGCACAGGCTCTGCAAGGCCAGGCCGGTGTGTGGGCGCTGGCCGCCGACACCGATGGCATTGACGGTGTGGAAGACAACGCGGGTGCGGTAGTGGCGCCCGACACGCTTGCGCGTGCCAGAGCCGCTGGTGTGTCGCTGGCCGATTGTCTGGATCGAAACGATGCCGTGGGCTTTTTTGAACCCTTGGGCGATTTGTTCACCACGGGCCCGACACACACCAACGTCAACGACTTCCGGGCTCTGCTGGTGCTCTAA
- a CDS encoding sensor domain-containing diguanylate cyclase — translation MAPHEPSLSVPVSHNGKRRRLIVIVWMFAAMVVGLFLFAYASITLLSAGRAYVQGEGLWSKGQKDAIYALSRYALYANDADYQTYLTALAVNQGDRIARLELEKAEPDLHVAHAGFVQGRNHPDDIPGMIFLFRQMRNVPEIDKAIHLWTQADQHLEMLTQVGTRIRSIANTRALTKEESQGFLSQLHDINAQLTPLEDGFSSTLGDVARKFTFLILLVMFVLVSVLLAGAYLFSRRLVLQFEAVQDTLQAGKKQLEDVLQFAPLPILITQSSDESVVYINDPALVQFQVNRADMGSMRARDFYVDSADRDRLIAAAQGTGTVRGLELHLKDAQGKPFWAQYSSQRIRYDGQDCLMTALVNIDEKRRVHDDLHYRAYHDELTCLPNRAMFMDALKRTLGRMERKNGMCSILFIDLDHFKAVNDQLGHEMGDLLLQQVAQRIQACVRASDLVARLAGDEFVVLIEEHEGADDARGIAQKILGALGRDYSLSGNTARVTASIGISRYPHDGVELNRLLTSADLAMYQAKTQGKNNVQFYRREDSSQLPG, via the coding sequence ATGGCGCCTCACGAGCCCAGCCTGTCCGTACCGGTGTCGCACAATGGCAAGCGACGGCGGCTTATCGTCATCGTCTGGATGTTTGCGGCCATGGTGGTCGGACTTTTCCTCTTTGCCTATGCGAGCATCACTTTGCTCTCGGCCGGGCGGGCCTATGTGCAGGGCGAGGGACTGTGGTCCAAGGGGCAAAAGGACGCGATCTACGCCCTGTCGCGTTACGCCCTGTATGCCAATGATGCCGACTACCAGACCTACCTGACCGCGTTGGCCGTGAACCAGGGCGATCGCATTGCGCGCCTGGAACTGGAAAAGGCAGAGCCCGATCTGCACGTGGCCCATGCGGGTTTTGTGCAGGGGCGCAACCACCCCGACGACATCCCGGGCATGATTTTTCTTTTCCGCCAGATGCGCAACGTGCCGGAGATCGACAAGGCCATCCACCTGTGGACGCAGGCAGACCAACATCTGGAAATGCTGACGCAAGTAGGCACACGCATCCGTTCCATCGCCAACACAAGAGCGCTGACCAAGGAAGAGAGTCAGGGCTTTCTTTCTCAATTGCACGACATCAACGCGCAACTGACGCCACTGGAGGATGGTTTCTCTTCCACGCTGGGCGACGTGGCGCGCAAGTTCACTTTTTTGATTTTGCTGGTCATGTTTGTGCTGGTGTCGGTGCTGTTGGCCGGGGCCTATCTGTTCTCACGGCGTCTGGTGCTGCAGTTTGAGGCGGTGCAGGACACACTGCAGGCGGGAAAGAAGCAACTCGAAGATGTGCTGCAGTTTGCCCCGCTTCCCATTCTCATTACCCAGTCTTCGGATGAAAGTGTCGTGTACATCAACGACCCGGCCCTGGTGCAGTTTCAGGTCAACCGGGCCGACATGGGAAGCATGCGGGCGCGTGACTTTTACGTTGACAGTGCAGACCGGGACCGGTTGATCGCGGCCGCCCAAGGGACCGGCACCGTGCGCGGCCTGGAGCTGCATTTGAAGGACGCACAGGGTAAGCCGTTCTGGGCGCAGTATTCGTCACAACGCATCCGTTACGACGGGCAGGACTGCCTGATGACCGCGCTGGTCAATATCGATGAAAAAAGGCGTGTGCACGACGATCTGCACTACCGGGCTTACCACGATGAGCTGACATGCCTGCCCAACCGCGCGATGTTCATGGATGCCCTCAAACGCACATTGGGGCGCATGGAGCGCAAGAACGGCATGTGCTCCATCCTGTTCATTGACCTGGACCATTTCAAGGCGGTCAACGACCAGTTGGGCCATGAAATGGGTGACTTGCTGTTGCAGCAGGTGGCGCAACGCATTCAGGCCTGTGTACGCGCCAGTGATCTGGTGGCACGGTTGGCCGGTGATGAATTTGTGGTCCTGATTGAAGAACACGAGGGCGCAGACGATGCGCGGGGCATCGCCCAAAAGATACTGGGTGCGCTGGGGCGTGACTACAGCCTGAGCGGCAATACCGCCCGTGTGACGGCCAGTATCGGCATCAGTCGCTACCCCCACGATGGGGTGGAACTGAATCGGTTGCTGACATCTGCCGACCTGGCCATGTACCAGGCCAAAACCCAGGGTAAAAACAACGTACAGTTCTACCGTCGTGAAGACAGTTCGCAGTTGCCTGGATGA
- the galE gene encoding UDP-glucose 4-epimerase GalE, translating to MTEKTSVLLTGGAGYIGSHTYVALVQAGYQPVILDDFSNSDPAVLARLQRITGQPVPHHRGNVADAGLVQALLEQHKIQAVIHFAGFKAVGESVAQPLKYFENNLGGMVGLLQAMDAAGCRTLVFSSSATVYGDPASVPITEDFPRSHTNPYGQTKLVCEDMLTAMRVANPAWHMGVLRYFNPVGAHPSGLIGEDPAGPPNNLMPYVAQVAVGKRPFLQVFGNDYATPDGTGVRDYIHVQDLAQAHVAAVQTLLQKGESFTVNVGTGRGYSVLEVVHAFEQASGKPVPYQFVPRRSGDVAQCYANAALAQSLLGWTASETLASMCADAWRWQSSNPDGYRS from the coding sequence ATGACAGAAAAAACAAGTGTTCTCCTTACCGGTGGCGCCGGGTATATCGGCAGCCATACCTATGTCGCGTTGGTACAGGCGGGCTACCAGCCCGTGATCCTCGACGATTTTTCCAACAGCGATCCTGCGGTTCTGGCGCGTTTGCAGCGCATCACGGGTCAACCGGTGCCGCACCACCGTGGCAATGTGGCGGATGCGGGGCTGGTGCAAGCGCTGCTGGAGCAGCACAAGATTCAGGCGGTGATCCATTTCGCGGGCTTCAAGGCGGTCGGCGAGAGCGTGGCACAACCGCTTAAATACTTCGAGAACAACCTGGGTGGAATGGTCGGGTTGCTGCAGGCCATGGACGCGGCCGGTTGCCGTACGTTGGTGTTTTCCAGCAGCGCTACCGTCTATGGTGACCCGGCTTCCGTGCCCATCACCGAAGACTTCCCGCGCAGCCATACCAATCCCTACGGGCAGACCAAACTGGTCTGTGAAGACATGCTCACGGCCATGCGGGTAGCCAACCCAGCTTGGCACATGGGCGTATTGCGTTACTTCAATCCGGTAGGGGCGCATCCGAGCGGACTGATTGGTGAAGACCCCGCAGGTCCGCCCAACAATCTGATGCCCTACGTGGCCCAGGTGGCCGTTGGCAAACGCCCCTTCTTACAGGTGTTTGGCAACGACTACGCCACACCGGACGGCACCGGCGTGCGCGACTACATCCACGTGCAGGACCTGGCGCAGGCGCATGTCGCAGCCGTACAAACGCTGTTGCAAAAGGGAGAGAGCTTTACTGTCAATGTGGGCACTGGCCGTGGGTACAGCGTGCTGGAAGTGGTGCACGCATTTGAGCAGGCCAGTGGTAAACCGGTGCCTTACCAGTTCGTCCCACGCCGCTCGGGGGATGTGGCGCAGTGTTATGCCAATGCCGCATTGGCCCAAAGCCTGCTGGGCTGGACCGCCAGCGAAACCCTGGCGTCCATGTGTGCGGACGCGTGGCGCTGGCAAAGCAGCAACCCGGACGGTTACCGCAGCTAG
- the pelG gene encoding exopolysaccharide Pel transporter PelG — MAGIGFELRKLLRKQTYSGLLQAYAFAGIISSGPWVLSIIGIMLIGLLSVGVVSPKVAISQFQVTVTYLFLISLISTGLVQLSFTRFVADRTFAKDEASILPNFNGLILLAMGLSMILALPCVAFLFPEQTVLYRLLFVMGLGVMSAIWIATVFLTGMKHYRAIVLIFFLGYSATLVLALLFRSTLGMEGLLLGFVLGHYLLLMGMIWLIYRNYHSDRFIAFDIWKPGAMYHSLMVAGLLFNLGAWVDKLMFWYFPSTGQQVIGPLNASVIYDFPIFLSYLSVIPGMAIFLVRIETDFVEYYVKFYDAVREGATLDFIERMRNHMVYHVQRGLFDIAKIQTIAVLITFALGGVLLESLGISTLYLPLLYVDVVGAALQVVLLGILNILFYLDQRRSVVLLTAMLPITNIVFTAISLQLGAAWFGYGFAMAMLVTVLTGIWILNRKLEVLEYETFMLQ, encoded by the coding sequence ATGGCAGGCATAGGCTTCGAGCTGCGCAAGCTGCTGCGCAAACAAACCTACTCCGGTCTGCTGCAGGCCTATGCCTTTGCGGGCATCATCAGCTCGGGCCCCTGGGTGCTGTCCATCATCGGCATCATGCTGATCGGCTTGCTGAGCGTGGGCGTGGTGTCCCCCAAGGTCGCCATCTCGCAGTTTCAGGTGACGGTGACCTACCTTTTCCTGATTTCGCTGATTTCCACCGGCCTGGTGCAGTTGTCGTTTACCCGCTTTGTCGCGGACCGCACCTTCGCCAAGGACGAAGCGTCCATCCTGCCCAACTTCAACGGATTGATCCTGCTGGCCATGGGCCTGAGCATGATCCTGGCGCTGCCCTGCGTGGCGTTTTTGTTCCCAGAGCAAACCGTGTTGTACCGCCTGCTGTTTGTCATGGGGTTGGGTGTGATGTCCGCGATCTGGATTGCCACCGTGTTTCTGACCGGCATGAAGCACTACCGTGCGATTGTGCTGATCTTCTTCCTGGGCTACAGCGCCACGCTGGTGCTGGCGCTGCTATTCAGAAGCACCCTGGGCATGGAAGGCCTGCTGCTGGGATTTGTGTTGGGCCACTACCTGCTGCTGATGGGCATGATCTGGCTGATTTACCGCAATTACCACTCAGACCGCTTCATTGCCTTCGACATCTGGAAACCCGGCGCCATGTACCACAGCCTCATGGTGGCGGGCCTGCTGTTCAATCTGGGCGCCTGGGTCGACAAGTTGATGTTCTGGTACTTCCCCAGCACGGGCCAACAGGTCATTGGGCCGCTGAATGCCTCAGTGATCTACGACTTTCCGATTTTTCTCTCCTACCTGTCGGTCATCCCCGGCATGGCCATTTTTCTGGTCCGCATCGAGACCGATTTTGTCGAGTACTACGTCAAGTTCTACGACGCCGTGCGCGAGGGCGCCACGCTGGACTTCATTGAACGCATGCGCAACCACATGGTCTACCACGTGCAGCGCGGCCTGTTCGATATCGCCAAAATACAGACCATCGCCGTGCTGATCACCTTTGCGCTGGGTGGCGTGTTGCTGGAGTCATTGGGTATCTCCACCCTGTATTTGCCGTTGCTGTACGTGGATGTGGTGGGGGCGGCCCTGCAGGTGGTGTTGCTCGGCATTCTGAACATTCTGTTCTACCTGGACCAGCGGCGTTCGGTCGTGCTGCTCACCGCCATGCTGCCCATCACCAACATCGTCTTCACGGCCATCTCACTGCAGTTGGGTGCCGCCTGGTTCGGCTACGGCTTCGCCATGGCCATGCTGGTCACCGTGCTGACGGGCATCTGGATACTGAACCGCAAGCTGGAAGTACTGGAGTACGAAACCTTCATGCTCCAGTGA